From Melospiza melodia melodia isolate bMelMel2 chromosome 2, bMelMel2.pri, whole genome shotgun sequence:
TGAAACGTGAAGATGCTTAAAAGGAAGACGGCCATACCTGACTGAACTTGGTCATGCGATTTTAAATACAAAGTAGTTTTGGGACTAAGTAGTACTTGGGTGAGCAGCTGCTGGAATTGGGGTTGCTTTGGTGAGATTCTTTTTGCTTGAAACTTCAGCTATAACTGTGGATCCTTTTTAGTGGCTAAATTTCCTAGAGACTTACCTTTTGAGGCTTTACTTGGGACGTGCAGATTAGTGGCATGGGGAACTTTGGTATTCATATTCCTTTTCATCTAGAACAGAGATCTCTTGAGGTTTCAGAGAACAAAAgaagtaaaaattaattttttaaactaTCCTTTGAAATATTTTGCTCATAATGTTACCAGAGATGTTGGATGGGGGAGCATTGACTGTAAAGCAAAACCAGAGTGTGCATGAACTACGTCTACATTTTGCATAAAGGCTCTTTTTTTTCCAGAgtgatttctgccaaatttccTTGTTTATTCCATATTTTTCTCCTTCCACAGTGTTCACTTAACATGAATATTTACTGAGTTTTAATTTTGCAAAGTGGAAAATTAAGATGTGTTTTCTTAGGGAGGTGTCTCATTGTCAGTAAGTGTTTAGCTTATGTGAGAGCCTGTGTTATGCTGTTTCATCAGAATTATTGTTCAGCAGATGGTATGTTGGGATAAAGTGGAATGACGATAATGAGAAAAGAGTCTGTGCTTTTCCTCTGGTGAAGGAAAAAGACACTCTGTAGCAGAATTGGGAATGTGGAAATGATGAGAAAATTCAAGAAAAAGTCTGTGTTTTGTACTCCTGAATCCATATATGCTTATGTGTAAAATTGTCTAAAAAGCTGGCTCAATGGGACCAAAAACTTCAGTTGCCTGGATCTGTTGTACATTTACTGACTATGCAGGGCAGTCTGGAGTAACAGACAGTAAAACAAGAGGCCTAGAATATGCCACTCTGCAGGAAAGGGGAAAACTCATCAAAGGAGATGCATGGGAAAGATCAAGTTTGCAAAACACCCCCCACCCTTATAAAGAGGATTCTTTATTCCTACTGGTGCTGGTGGATTCTGGTCTTTATTGGTAACTGGAGTGCTTAAAAGAGCCTTTTCTTGGTATGGTCTCCCAGTATAGAGTGTCTAATACAGAGACAAAACAGACAATCCTTGCCACAAGGAGTTTGCAGCTTGGGATCGTGGCCATGGATTAGAGCACTGATGTTATTATATAGTTATTCCAAAATTAAACAGAAGCTTTAGAGTTGTCTTCAGTTGTACTTCAAAATAGATTATTTTCTTAAAATTACAGTTGCAATCTTGAAAATTCAAGCCAAGCACCTCTTTATCTTTGATTAAACTCTACAGCAAGAGCACTTGACATAGAAGAAGTTTGTTTTCTGCAAGTGGCTTGTCCAAGTCTGGAATTTCATGAACACTGCAAATGGCCCTGCAGCCAGGAGCAACCTCCTCTTGCTTTATTCTTTGCTTATTCTCATTTTGGAGCAACTTCCTCCTTTGTGCGAACACAGCTGTTTTTGCAGCTCACTGGTCAGCCCAGCTGGGGAACTGATCTGACTGAAAACTAAACTGTTCTCTGCTAAGTAAGTTTTCTGTTGCACTGGTTTCCTCACATCTTCATTTCAGTATAGCTTTCCCCACTGCAGTGGAGCTTGGGCTCTATGGTTGCCCTGGGATTTTGAAATGGGACTTGACTATCATTTCACAGGTGTGGTATTGTACCACTTGGGTGAGGAATAAAATTCAGTACCAGTGCTTTTCACTCTGGCATGTTGCAGGAAGGTGAACACTTGAAGTCTGTAGGTTTTGGTGTCCACAGTGTGTCTGAAGTATAACTTTATTCCTCTCCTTCTCTTTCAAGGCAATGGCTGTACTCTTCTCAAATTTTGTCATTATAACAACAGCTCTTCTCTTCAGGATAGTGTTAAAGTAAGTAGTATTTGCTACAGTAAATGAAATTTAAATCTTCCCAGCTTTGATGAAGTTAAGCTacattttttctctttgtctgaTGGGAACAATAATTCTCTTTTCTTGCGGCTGTACCAACTTGGAGAGGTGGTTTTGTTTTCTACATCTGAAGGTGTGGGAAATAATATGTTATTAGGTGTCCCTTCAAATGTCAACACGTTTGGTCAACTCTAGTAGAAAACAGTTGAAATCATGATTATATAGTCATTGAATGGTAAGAAGAAAGTTTAAATATCTTATTTCATGATTGCCAGTACTTACCAGTCTTTTGCAGTTCTTAATTGAGTGTAAATGTGGTCTAGTAAGAGGAAATGAGATACATAAGAGTGAAAGATAGAAGTGTGTTTGGTTCATTACTCACGTGACAAAAGCCAGACTAAGTGTTCCACTTTGCTGAATTTGTGCTCTTTATAGTattatttagattaaaaaaagacTATCAGGGAAATGGGTATTAACTTTTCACTGTAAAAGCTGCTTATTTGAATATGGCACAGATAAGCTTTTTCTATATGTATTAATATGTCAAAACAGTGCTTGATAGTCTGATTCTAAAtgctttttctcattttagtTTTGTctcttgtgatgtcacagttcACTTAATCTTCCAAATTTTTTATTTTCACCAAGATAAACAGGCTTTGTTTGAGTGGAAAAACAGCATAAATAATTCTAATAGTCTTATGAATTACATTTGTAGATTTATAAGAGTTACCATCATATAATAGTAGAAAAGGACTCCAAGTCATAGGGGAAAAGAGCAGTATAATGAACATTTTCCAAAGAAAGATGGTAATTATTTGGATGTCTGTGATGTTTTTTGCTTTATTCGTCCGACCTTTGTTGCCATGCAGACAAGAGTTGTTTTTAATTGTTAGGCAGTCAGTATCTAGAAATAATGTGATCTTGAAAGTCCTTCCTTATTTCTTCAGAATACTTTATTTTATACTTCTTTGTTTGCCAGACTCGGCCCCCTTTGCCATAGTAAATCATGTTGCATTTTTGCACTTTATTGTATCCTGAAGAGACTTTTCTTTACACCTGTTTGTCTCCCTATCTGTGGCATTATGTCTTTTATATGTTTTACAGATCTGGGTGTTCTGTCATTTAGTTTATGCCACTGTTTCTAAATTTAGTGGCTTTTTTGTGTACCAGGCGAAGACTCTCTTGGGTACAGTGGGCGTCTCTGGTGATTTTATTCCTGTCCATCGTTGCCCTGACTCGAGGAACTGGAGGCCATCAGCACAGCTTGGCTGCACATGGATTTCATCACAGTATGTTTTTTGGGCCATCTAACCACTGCCTTCTCGCTACTGGACCTGAGGAAGCATGTGCGGAAAAGGGCATCTGTCCAGCACCAAGTTTCCTTCACAGCTTCCAGTGGAATGTGACCGGTACCATGGCAGGAGCATTGAAGCCTCTCCGCCTCAGCCTGGGCCATCTGCTTATTCTAGTGCAGTGTTTTGTGTCTGCCCTGGCTAACATCTACAATGAAAAGATGCTGAAAGATGTGGATCAGCTTGGGGAAAGCATCTTCACACAGAACAGCAAACTCTATGCCTTTGGAGTGCTGTTCAATGGGCTCATGCTGGCACTGCAGGCTAAGGACCGGAGGCAGATAGGGAACTGTGGCTTCTTTTATGGGCACAACATCTTCTCCGTGGCTCTTATATTTGtcacagctttcctggggctgtcTGTAGCCTTCATCTTGAAGTTCCGAGACAACATGTTCCATGTTATGACTGCTCAGATCAACACTGTCATCATCACCACTGTGTCTTTTGTCATCTTTGACTTTAGGCCTTCTCTAGAGTTCTTTTTGGAAGCTCCTGTAGTGCTTCTCTCCATATTCATTTATAATGCCACTAAAGCAAGAGGCTTGGAATACGCCAGTCTGAGGGAAAGGGGAAAACTCATCAAAGGAGATGCATGGGAAAGATCAAGTGGGGTAAGGCTTTTCAGTACTTGTCTCCTTTGGTTTCTCTTTTGTTTCACCTCCCTTTATGCTATGATATGTTTGGAAGAATCAACTTGTGTGCGACGGGACTCATCCCCCAACACCAAAGTTCTGCAGTATTTCTTAGAGTCTTGGGTGTTGCTTTCCATTTGCTACTTCTTGAAATCATGAAGCCTAGGTAAGCATTTCTTTCCTGCTGTGACTGTAGACAGTCCTGTGAGCAACTTCAGCTTTGTACAAATCTTTTCTTGAAAGCTTTATAACCAAGAGAGTTTACTTACCCAATTGAGAAACTGGAATTGATGCCTGGACAGTAGTTGTACCTAAGTAGAACTGGTAAGTCTGTCTAACTTAGGCCACATGATGAGGAAGCTAACTCTTTTGATGTTAAAGTTTCTGCCATGGCAGTAAAAGATAGCTGAAGACAAAAAGGCAAGATTTAAACACAGCGTTTTaacatggtttggggttttttttcttgctatATATTTCCTCTAGGCCTGCCCGTGTTTTTGTTCCGATTTGAACAGTGATGTAGTCAGCTAGAAGGTGTCAGGGACAGCTTGCTCCTAGAGCTGTCGTTCAGCCGAGCTGAGCAGCCGCCTGCTGGGAAGGGTTCACGTTTGTGCCCGTCGGCCCGCGGATGCACGTTGTACCCAGCAGAGAGCGCTGTCCCCACTGCGTTCCAGCAAACATTACACTTTGAGCGCAAGCATTAAACTTTCCAGAAGTTCCACATGGTGCCTTTTTAGGTTGTTGTTTAATGAACAATAAATAACACAAATTCATATATTTTTGGTGTGCCAGGTGTCATCTATTTTAGCACTTATACCTAAGCAGCTGTTGTAGAAACGAATAACATTATGTGTGCATGCAAAGCCAGCTATATCTTGGGCTGCGTCAAAAGCAGTGTGACCAACAGGTCAAGgtaggtgattctgcccctctgctcttgtgagaccccacctgtagtactgtgtccagttctggggacTTGGatctgctggagtgagtccagagaaagGTGATCAGagtgctggagcacctctcctatgaagacaggctgagagagttggggatgttcatcctggagaagagaaggctccaggaacaCCTTCTAGCatccttccagcacattccaacccaaaccattttatgattgtATGGAAGAAGGGGCTACAAGTTGTCTTAGGCAGTGAGTCACTAAAAAGTGTTAAAGAT
This genomic window contains:
- the SLC35A5 gene encoding UDP-sugar transporter protein SLC35A5 isoform X1 — encoded protein: MKVEWCSRLALCSKTTSQTFLLGGVFIVLGSSRILLMKYSANEDNKYDYLPTTVNMCSEVVKLVLCVVLAVWNRKKEKSCMDHLSECFSWKNVCNSMKWSIPAFLYFLDNLIVFYVLSYLQPAMAVLFSNFVIITTALLFRIVLKRRLSWVQWASLVILFLSIVALTRGTGGHQHSLAAHGFHHSMFFGPSNHCLLATGPEEACAEKGICPAPSFLHSFQWNVTGTMAGALKPLRLSLGHLLILVQCFVSALANIYNEKMLKDVDQLGESIFTQNSKLYAFGVLFNGLMLALQAKDRRQIGNCGFFYGHNIFSVALIFVTAFLGLSVAFILKFRDNMFHVMTAQINTVIITTVSFVIFDFRPSLEFFLEAPVVLLSIFIYNATKARGLEYASLRERGKLIKGDAWERSSGDGEEFERLNKPSSDIDTDEDSL
- the SLC35A5 gene encoding UDP-sugar transporter protein SLC35A5 isoform X2, which encodes MKVEWCSRLALCSKTTSQTFLLGGVFIVLGSSRILLMKYSANEDNKYDYLPTTVNMCSEVVKLVLCVVLAVWNRKKEKSCMDHLSECFSWKNVCNSMKWSIPAFLYFLDNLIVFYVLSYLQPAMAVLFSNFVIITTALLFRIVLKRRLSWVQWASLVILFLSIVALTRGTGGHQHSLAAHGFHHSMFFGPSNHCLLATGPEEACAEKGICPAPSFLHSFQWNVTGTMAGALKPLRLSLGHLLILVQCFVSALANIYNEKMLKDVDQLGESIFTQNSKLYAFGVLFNGLMLALQAKDRRQIGNCGFFYGHNIFSVALIFVTAFLGLSVAFILKFRDNMFHVMTAQINTVIITTVSFVIFDFRPSLEFFLEAPVVLLSIFIYNATKARGLEYASLRERGKLIKGDAWERSSGACPCFCSDLNSDVVS